The window CCGCGCCGCTCTCTCGATCTATCGGGCCCCACTTTGGCCAGCCTTGAATCACCGGTGGTCCTGTTCGGCGATGAGACCTCGTTCGGCCTGGCGGCGGCGATGGGTGCCGATCCGATCCATGTGTTCGAGGTCTCGGATGTCTCCGAGTCGCGGCCGGTGCTGGAGGAGATCGGTCTCGGCCAAGCGACGCTGATCGAGCGCAGCGCCGATGACGCCCATCTCGCCGCGGCCGAAGCACAGGTATTGCGCTTTGCCGCAAGCGGCGGCGTGCATTTCGTTCTTACAGGCAAGGCATCGTCGATCCAGCGCGTGAACCGGGCCCTGCGAGCAGCCGGCGTCGTAGCATCGCGGGTGAAGACCAAGGCCTATTGGGCGCCGGGCAAAGTCGGTTTGGACTAGAGCGTCGATGTCCCGGTAGAATTTGCGAGGTTCAGGTGGTCGCGGCGAGCAGGGCCAGGGCGGCTTTCGGGTCGATCCGGCCGTCGTAAAGCGCCCGGCCGGTGATCGCCCCTTCGAGCATCGCATACTCGGGCTGCAGCAAGGCTTTGACGTCGTCGATGGAGGCGAGCCCGCCCGAGGCAATGACGGGGATTTTCGTCGCCCGCGCCAGCTTGGCGGTGGCCTCGAGGTTGAGGCCCTTCAAGATACCGTCGCGCTCGATGTCGGTGTAGATGATGGCGGCGACGCCGGCGTCCTCGAAGCGCTTGGCCAGCTCCTCGCCGGTGAGCTCGGACGTCTCCGCCCAGCCTTCGACCGCCACCTTGCCGCCCTTGGCGTCGATGCCGACGGCGATGCGGCCCGGATATTCGACGCAGGCACGGAGCACCAGCTCGGGATCGCGCACGGCGGCGGTGCCGAGAATGACGCGATCGATGCCCGTGTCGATCCACTTCTCGATCGTCTCCATGTCGCGGATGCCGCCACCGAGCTGGGCGGGGATGTCGATCGCCTTGAGGATGGAATCGACCGCGTCCTGGTTGACCGGCTCGCCGGCGAAGGCGCCGTTCAAGTCGACGATGTGCAGGTACGTGAAGCCCTGATCCTGGAAAGCGCGTGCCTGGGCGCCCGGGTCGTCGCTGAAGACCGTCGCCTGGTTCATGTCGCCGAGCTTGAGGCGCACGCATTTCCCGTCTTTGAGATCGATGGCGGGGAAAAGAATCACGGCGGGCCTCGCGTGGCGGTTGAGCGGCTGCGTGGATGCGAAGTCGCGCTCCGCTTGAACCGCAGCCATGAGTTCGCTGTTATTGTCGGCGATAGAGGTTGAGCGGCTCTATAAGTCAAGGCCGCGCGCAACAGCGGAGCACCCGCGTACCGACGATGGCCGTAGCGTTCCTGCAGACCGTACCCGCCGCGCTTGCGCGCCGTCCGCTCACCGAGGCGGACGCGGTCGACATCTGGATCGCTCGCTGGCTGCGCATCCGCCGCAAGGATCTCGTCAACCGCTACGGCTGCGACCCGCGCCGCCTGTACGAGATCTGGGGCGAGGAGCGGTTCGCGGGGGCCAGGAAGAAGGCGCTGGAGCTGTTCGCGGCCCGCTATCCGGGGCTCATCGACCGGGTCGATTTCGGACCCCACGCGCGCCACGTTCGCGCCCCCCATCCCGACCAGCTGGCGATGTTCGAATAGTTGCTGCTGCGCCGGGCCACGGCCAGGAACAGCCAGGAACAAGATGAGAACAAACGCTGGACAGACCCGCTGATTCGTGCGATGTTCTCCCTACGTTCCAGCCGCAAATGCAGCGCAATCCGGAGCTAGTTTCGCGTCTCCCCCCGTGAAGCCACAGCCAGGAGAAATCCCGCCATGCGCACCCTCATCATTTCCTACGACCTGGCCCAGCCACACCGTAACAAGCACGTCCTCGCGCATCACATCATGGCCATCGGCAATTCTTGGGCGCGCCCGCTCGAGCAGACCTGGTACGTGCGCACCGACGCGACGGAGGAAGAGATCGAGGCGCAGCTGCGCGGCGCACTCGATCCCGATGACGGCCTGCTCATCCAGGCGACCCGCGACGAGGCGGTGCTGACCAACACGGCGCTGCGCTGGTTCCGCCAGCGGCGCGCCGGCGTCGATATGGGCGGCGATTCCAACGTCCTCGCCTTCCCGATGCCGAAGCCCTTTATCGACGACCAGCAGGAGCTGCCACTCGCCGAAGCGTGCTGAGTTCTCTCTCCCTCCGGTAATGCGTGAAGCGTTTGCGTAAGAGTTCGGGGCCCGGTCCGCAGCCGGGCCCCGTTTTGTTTTTTGGGCGGCGACCGGGCTGCATGGCTGCTTGCCGAGCCTGGCGGGAACGAGCCTGCTCAAAAATTTGCCACCATTGTCTCGCAAGTCGGAAAATCGGTCTTGGCGAATCGGCCCGCGTCACATGCCACGGGAGACGCTTCCGCTGCTTGCAACAGGCTCGCATTTGATCACGGGTTGGCGGGTTGGGTTGCCGGCTTTAGTCGGCGCCGCGACCTTCATCGTCAGCGCCATGGCCGTGCCGACGGCGGATGCCAAATCTCCCGGCAGCCGCTACTGCTTCCACGGTTATTGTCACCGCGTCGGCTCGCTGGCGCAGACCGATACGCTCGTGGGCTGGCGCGGCTACGTGCAGGCTTCCTACTACGACAGCTGTCATCGTGACCGGTTGAATCCCTGCGGGCTGACGAGCTCGGGCGCCGTCTTCCGCGCCGATCTCCCCGACAACGCCGCGAGCCCGCTGCTGCCGGACGGCACCGTCATTCTCGCCTACAATCCGAAAACCGGCGACGCCTCCGTGCTGCGCGTCACCAACGCCGGCCCGTATAGCGGAGAGCGCAAGCTCGACGTATCGCGCGCCGCTGCAGATAAGCTCGGCTTCCGCAAGCAGGGCGTTGCCGGGCTGGTCATCAGCGTCCTGCAATCGCCGACCAAGGCCGAGGCGAGCTACGCAAGAAGGCGCGTGTACCCACTCGTTCCGGGCTACCTCGGCAAGTTCGCGACCGTCGATGCTGCGATCGAGACGGCCGAGGTTCGCTTTGACCTGCGCGAGGGTGAGGAGCTTGTCGACGACACGGCGGGGACGGCGGAAGTTGCGGCGCTGGAGAATGAACTGGTGCCGCGGCCGCAGCTCGCGGTGTCGCCATCGCTCGCAAGCGAGCTCGTGATATTGCGCGCGCCCCCGCGGCCGGCGAGCCCCGGCCCGCGGCTCGTGCAGGGCCCGCGTCTCGCCAGTCGGGAAGTGCAGCTTGTAGAGGGACCGCGGCTCGTGAGCCGGGCCGACTTCATGGCCCAGCAGTCACCGGCAGAAGCCGACGCACCGACAGACTTCACGTCACGTCTGCTGCGGTATCTGCTGCCGGCAAGTGCACCGGCCGCCGGCAACTAGTCCGCGAGGGAGCACGTCCTACCCGCCCGCTCGCGCCCGTGCGAGCTCCGCTTCGAGCGTAGCGATGCGCTCCTGAAGCGCCAGCACCGCCGCCTGCACGTCTTCGACGGCGACAAGCTGAGGGATGTGCTGCGGGCAGTTGCGGTCCCAGGCCTCGATCTCGAACAAGATGACGCGTTCCGCAACGCCGCTGCCTTGCGATGGACGCAACCGCGCCAGCAGTTCGTCATCGCCCTCGACCACCCGGGCACGACCCCAGATCTTCACCCGGCGACGCCGTGCGTAATCCATGATGAAAATGAAGGCGCGCGGGTTCTCGGCGAGATTGCCCGTCGTGATGTATTGCCGGTTTCCCGAAAGATCCGCGAAAGCGAGCGTCCGCTCGTCCAACACCCGGAGAAAACCAGGCGGTCCGCCGCGATGCTGAATGTAAGGCTGACCTTCGGCGCTCGCGGTGCCGAGATAGAACGAGCGCGCGGCGCCGATCTGCGCGGCAAGGTCGGGCGTAACTGCGCTTGCCCAGCCCTTCGCCTGCTCCATGCGTGCATACTGAGCGCGTGAGCCGTTCCGCTCTTGCGCGGCTTTCACCGACGGCGTGAATGCAATGTCGGAAACGGGTTGCGCCACGATCGCCACTCCTGTTCGAGATGAGAGTCGCCGGCAGCGGCGTCAAATCCCGGGCATGCCGACGAAGCCCGGCAGCGCCTTCACACGCTGGACCCAGGCAGCGACCGCCGGATAGTCATCGGCCGAGACGCCGCCTTCGTGACTGAGCGCGACATACGGCATGCACGCGATGTCCGCGATCGTCACGCGGTCGAGCGCCAGCCAGGTGGCGCGGGCCAGGTGGTTCTCCATGAGCCCGAGAACGTGCGCCGTGTTGCTGCGGGCGCGTTGAATATCGAGCTTGTAGCCGAACTTGTCGTGCAACCGCGCGTCATTGGGCCCCCGTGCGATCTCGTTCTCGGCCACCATCAGCCACGCCGTTACAAGCGCGAGCCCCGCAGCATCCGTCGGCAGCCAGCTTTCGCCGCCCCACTTCCGCGCCATGTAGACGAGGATCGCCTGGCTGTCGCGCAGCGCCAGGCCGTCGTCCTCGAAGGTCGGAAGCTCGCCGAAGGCATTGAGGTCGACGAGCGGCGGCTTCTTGTGCGCGCCGCCGAGAAAATCCACCGGGACGATATCGAGCGGCACGCCGAGCAGCGCTGCCAACAGCCGCACTTTGTAGCAATTCCCGGATAGCTCGAGGTCATAGAGCTTGGCGGCCATGTCGCGTTCCTGAATTGAGTTGTCCCCGGGGACCTAACTGGCGCTTCGGCGATTGATGCGCTAGTCAGGAATAGCGGGAAAGATCTTTGCGAAAAATGGAAGAATAATATGGACCACTTCCGCGCCATGAAGGCGTTCATCGCGGTAGCTGACGCAGGCAGCCTGTCGGCGGCGGCACGCCGTATGGGCGCACCGCTGGCCAATATCAGCCGGCTGCTTGCGCAGCTGGAAGGGCAGCTCGACTGCGTACTCATCGAGCGAACCACGCGCCGGATGGCGCTCACAGCGGCAGGACGCGACTACCTGGATGCTTGCCGCCACGTGATCGAAACGCTCGAGGCGTCGGAGGGCCGGATAGCGGGTCAGTCCGAGGAACTTGCCGGGACTATCGCGATCACCGCGCCCGTCAGCTTCGGGCGCCTGCAAATTGTGCCGCTTGTCGCCGAATTTCTTTCGACCCACCCTCGCCTCGACGCGCGACTGCTGCTGTCCGATCGCAACATCGATCTTGTCGAGGAAGACATCGACGTCGCGGTTCGCATCGGGGATCTGCGGGATTCGGGCCTCCTGGCGCAGCGCGTTGGATCATTGCGCCTCGTGGCCGGCGCAGCGCCGCGCTTGCTGAAGGGCCGCGCCATCCCCTCCTCGCCGTCCGATCTCGCGGATCGGCCATGCATCACCTTCAGCGGTCTCATGCAGGGCGGCTCTCGCTGGGTGTTCAAGAGCAAACGCCACGGCCGCAAGGCCGTACGCGTTCATCCCCGCCTCAACGTCAATACGGCCGAGGCGGCCGTCGACGCTGCGATCTCCGGCGTCGGCGTCGTGCGCGTGCTGTCGTATCAGGCCGAGGCGGCGATCCGGGCCGGACAACTTGTGCCGCTTCTGCAGCAGTTCGAGGACACTGCCATTCCGATCAATCTCGTTTACCGGGCCACGCGCTCGGATACGCCGCGCGTGAAACGCTTCGTCGAATTCGCCGCCGCGCGTCTTCGCCAGCACCACCAGTCTCGAGCAAGGTAGGAGATGAGCTAAGGCCGCCAGTTGAGGAAGTTGGCGATCAGCTTCAGGCCGAGGGTCTGGCTCTTCTCGGGGTGGAACTGCGTGCCCCCACGGACCTAAGGAGAGCTAGTCCTCGCGACGGACGGGAAGCTTTCGCCGCGATCTTGGGCGCGGTGTACGTCGTGGCGCGGGGCGCCAAGCAGAACATCGCAGACGAAGTTTCGGCCGGTGACTGGCGTTGACGCTGTTTCCCGCGCGGTGATCGGGCAACAGTTGAGCGCCACGGAATCGCCGCGAGCCATTTCAGAAGTTAAGAAGTTCTGGCGGGAGACGCGGGTCGCTTTGATGTCGTTGCTGCGCTCGGCTCGGGAAAAATCGCGCCCCGTCTCGGTGATACGCGGGGAAGTTCAATCCGCATATTCACCGACAAAAGCCGCGCGCCAGTCCAGAATGAAACGCCGATATTTTGTCGCTCAAATCCGCGCGGAATCGGTGTTGCCAAGGGAATCTTGCAGGCATATTGAAAGCGCGCGTCGGGGGTCGCGCTGCGGTTTTGTTTTGAGGTTTTCGCTCGCATGCCCACCACGGAAGACAGAAGATCCCGCCGGCCAAATCCGACGCGTTACGACGAGGAGGAGCACGCGCTCCACATCAAGGTCGGGGAAGGACGGGGACCACCTTACAAGGTGTCGCTGGCCGACTTGGTGCCGCGCCCCGCGCCCAAGCCGCCGAAGAAGCCGCTCCTCATCAAGCACACCGCGCCGCCGCCTCCACCGGAGAGGCGCGGGCATTCGGCGTGGTGGTGGACGAGGGTGGTCGGGATTGTCGGCGCGGTGCTGATCGGCATGTGCCACGGCGTCGGCAGCCACATCTTTGAGATGCTGGTCGAGAACTGGCGCTAACCTAGGTGGTGGATCGTGTGGAATAAGCGTCGGCTGCTGCTCTATCCATTGCTGGCGCTCATCGCGGGGTCGCTGGCGATGGTGTTCATCGGCGACCCGGCGCATTGGCTGAGCACGGCGGGCCTGCTGTTCGACATCGCGGGCCTCGTGCAGTTGGAGGTTAGCGGCGTCTTCGCGCGGATCATCCGCGAGTACGGCGACGAGGAGAAGTGGCCGGGTGGGCCGCCCTCGCGCATCACCCGTGAGATCATCGACAACCCGGACACCCCCATCAGGACAGGCCTGCGCAACTGGCTGTTCTTCGAGGGTTCAACGGGACTGTGGTTCATCTTCATGGGACAGCTCCTGCAACTCGCCGCCGTCTGGGCCGCGTGAATCCGGCCTGGGCCTGTTGAAAAGGCTCATTACATCAGTCAGCAGGCCGACAACCGACGAGCAATCATTGCGCTGCTTGGCGTTGTCTGCGCCACCGCGCTCTGAGCCGTTGTGCGGCGCCGATCACGGGCGCCAGTTGAGGAAGTTGGCGATCAGCTTCAGGCCGAGGGTCTGGCTCTTCTCGGGGTGGAATTGCGTGCCGGCGACGTTGCCCGCCGCGATCATCGCCGTGACCGGTCCACCGTAGTCCGTCTGCGCCACCACGGCCGCGGCGTCCTCCGGCACGAAGTGGAAGGAGTGCACGAAGTAGGCGTGCAGGCCGTTCGGCCCGGTGGGGATGCCGTCGAGCAACGCGTGCGGCGTGACGGTCTTCAGCGTGTTCCAGCCCATGTGCGGGATCTTCAGCGTCTTGTCGGTGGGCTCGATATGGCGCACCTCGCCGGCGATCCAGCCGAGGCCGTCGGTCACTTCGAACTCCAGCCCGCGCGTCGCCATGAGCTGCATGCCGACGCAGATGCCGAGGAACGGCCGGCCCTTGCCGCGCACGGCCTCTTCCAGCGTGGCGCGCATGCCGGGAACGGCTTCGAGCCCGCGCTTGCAGTCGGCGAACGCGCCGACGCCCGGCAGCACGATGCGATCGGCGGCGGCGACGATCTTCGGATCGGCGGTGACGGTGATCAAGGCGTCGGCGTCGCTCTCGCGCGCCGCCCGCTCAAAGGCCTTGGCCGCGGAGTGAAGGTTGCCGGAGCCGTAGTCGATGATAGCGACGCGCTGCATTCTAGGTTTGCGCCCCCGCCCACGCGCGCCGGCCGCGCACGATTGTCTCTTTGGCACGGGTCAGCGCGGTCGCGGTCCATGACGGTGCGGCCGGCGTGGCGGCACCCAGCGGCGCCGGCGGGATCTCGGTGCGGGTCGGCAGCCACACCTCGAGGAAGCGCCGCTCGCTGTCCTCCTGGCCACGCCCGGTCACGGTGCCGACGAGCCGCCAGCCCCGCCGCTCCAGCGCCGCGCCGTACAGCGCGCCGGCCTCGAAGCCGAACACGATCTGGATGATGAGCACGAGGACGTTGGCGAGCTCCGTCGCGCCCGCGGAGGTCAGCGCCCAGACGAGGAGGCCGGAGCCGCCGATGTAAACTGCGAATTCCAGCCACATGCGCTTCGCCAGGAGCCAGATTGGCGGCAACAGCGCGCCGATGATGGTGTAGCCGTCCTTCACGAAGACGAGCTGCTCGGCGCTCTCCAGCCGGTTGGCGGAGGCGTGGGGCGGCTCATAGACGGTGTAGGTGACCACGCCGGTCCTCATGCGCAGTTGATGTGACTCAGCTCGCCAACGTGCCCTTCGTCGAAGGCACGCGGCCCGCCTGGCGCGCGTCGGGCTCGGTCGCCGCCCGGAGCGCGCGCGCAAGGCCCTTATAGCAAGTCTCGGCGATGTGATGGTTGTTCTCGCCGTACAGGTTCTCGATGTGCAGCGTGATGCCGGCGTTCTGCGCGAAGGCCTGGAACCACTCGCGGAACAGCTCGGTGTCCATCTCGCCGACTTTCGGCTTCGAAAACTCGACCTTCCAGATGAGATACGGGCGGCCGGACACATCGATGCAGACGCGCGTCAGCGTCTCGTCCATCGGCAGGTGCACGTCGGCGTAGCGGGTGATGCCCTTCTTGTCGCCGAGGGCCTTGGCGACCGCCTGGCCGAGCACGATGCCGGTGTCTTCCGCCGTGTGGTGGAAATCGATATGCAGGTCGCCCTTCGCCTTCAGGGTGATGTCGATCATTGAATGGCGGGCGAGCTGCTCCAACATGTGATCGAGAAAGCCGATGCCGGTCGAAACGTCGAATACGCCCGACCCGTCGAGATCGACGGTGGCCGTGATCTCGGTCTCCTTGGTCTTGCGGGAAATTGTCGCCTGCCGCTTCAAATGCGCCCTCTTCGGCTTTACTTGCCTCGTTGGAACCGAGCGTTTATCAGCTTGGACCCTGCCGTTCCAGAGCCGCATCCTGCGGCTCGCGGGCCGATAAACCCGCAGCCTGGATGCTAATGCAATGCAAACCTCCGGCCCACACGCGGACGAGCCGCGCTCCTGGCACGCCACGACTATACTGACCATTCGTAAAGATGGTCGTGTCGTCATCGCCGGCGACGGCCAGGTCAGCCTCGGCGCCACCATCATCAAGGCCAATGCCCGCAAGGTCCGCACCCTCGGCAAAGGGGGCGTTATCGGCGGCTTTGCCGGGGCGACGGCGGACGCCTTCACCCTGTTCGAGCGGCTGGAAGCCAAGCTCGAGCAGTACCCGGGGCAGCTCACCCGCGCCTGCGTGGAGCTCGCCAAGGACTGGCGCACCGACCGCTACCTGCGCCGGCTGGAAGCCATGATGCTGGTCGCCGACGCGGAGACGACGCTGGTGCTGACCGGCACGGGCGACGTCCTGGAGCCTGAGCGGCATGTCATGGGCATCGGCTCGGGCGGCAACTATGCGCTCGCCGCGGCGCGGGCGCTGCTCGACCAGCCGCTCGACGCCGAGGCGATTGCCCGCAAGGCGATGGCGATCGCCGCCGAGATCTGTGTCTACACCAACGACAACGTCGTCATCGAAAGCCTGCCGTCCAGCCGTTGAGCGGCGACGGCGCGCGCAGCAGAGGCCCCTTCGATCCTATGACCAGCTTCTCTCCCCGCGAGATCGTTTCCGAGCTCGACCGCTACATCGTCGGCCAGAATGACGCCAAGCGCGCCGTGGCGATCGCGCTGCGCAACCGCTGGCGGCGTCAGCAGCTCACCGGCGACCTCAAGGAAGAGGTGCTGCCGAAGAACATCCTGATGATCGGGCCGACGGGCGTCGGCAAAACGGAGATCTCGCGCCGCCTGGCCAAGCTTGCCGGCGCGCCGTTCATCAAGATCGAGGCGACCAAGTTCACCGAGGTCGGCTATGTCGGCCGCGACGTCGATTCGATCATTCGCGATCTCGTCGAGGTGGCGCTGGCGCTGGTCAAGGACGTGAAGCGCAAGGACGTGCGCACGCGGGCGGAGAAAAACGCCGAGGAGCGGGTGCTCGATGCGCTCGTCGGGCCAGGCGCGTCGCCGGCGACGCGCGAATCCTTCCGCAAGAAGCTGCGCACCGGCGAGCTCAACGACAAGGAGATCGAGATCCAGGTTTCGGATTCGCCGGGGGCCGGCTTCCCGATGTTCGATATTCCGGGCGCCCCGGGCACGTCCATCGGCGCCGTCAACATCGGCGACATGCTGGGCAAGGCTTTCGGGGGCCGCACCAAGCCGCGCCGGGTCACCGTCTCCGCCAGCTACGACCTGCTGATCGGCGAGGAGGGCGACAAGCTCATCGACAACGAGGCGCTGACCGGCGAGGCGATTCACGCGGTCGAGAACAATGGCATCGTGTTCCTCGACGAGATCGACAAGATCTGCTCGCGCTCGGACGCCGGGCGTATTGGCGGCGACGTCTCGCGCGAAGGCGTGCAGCGCGATCTCCTGCCGCTCATCGAGGGCACCACGGTGTCGACCAAGTACGGGCCGGTGAAGACCGACCACGTGCTGTTCATCGCTTCGGGCGCGTTCCATGTGGCCAAGCCCTCTGACCTGCTGCCGGAGCTGCAGGGGCGCCTGCCCATTCGCGTCGAGCTGAAGCCGCTGACGCGGGAGGACATGCGCCGCATCCTCACCGAGCCGGAGGCGAGCCTCATCAAGCAGTACGTGGCGCTGATGGCGACGGAGGGCTTCGCGATCAACTTCGAGCCGAGCGCCATCGATGCGATCGCCGACGCGGCGGTTCTGGTCAACTCCACCGTGGAGAACATCGGGGCGCGCCGGCTGCAGACGGTGATGGAGCGGGTGCTCGACGAGATCTCATTCGATGCCTCCGACCGCGGCGGGCAGTCGGTGATCATCGATGCCGCCTACGTAAATGCGCGCATCGGCGATCTCGCCAAGAACGCCGACCTCTCCAAGTTCATCCTGTAGGGCCGGTCACGGCGCTCGTCTCGAATTGTTATCCCGGGGGCTTGTCTCCGGGATGACCAGCGACGGGCAGGCCGCGGAAAGACAAGGGGATTTAGCGCTGCGCGGCCGCGGCTGCGGGCGTCTGGGCGCCAAGGCAGGGCAACCCTCTGCCTGCACTATCCCGAGGGCGCCGCAATCGGACGGCAAATTGTTGGGGGCCGATCGGTGCCATGCTAAGCCAGCAGTCAAAACTGTCTGGGGGAGACGTTTCCAATGCCTTTGCAGAACAAGTTTACCGTCGCCGCGCTTTGCTGCGCCGCTGCGCTTTTCGCTGCCGGCTCGCAGGCGGCCAGCGCCGCCGACTTCACCTACAATGAGAAGTCGAACGCCGATCTCGCCAAGAAGCTGAAGATCCCCGTCTACTTCGCCGTGCCGAAGAGCACCTGGGCGAAGCTCCCCGACATCAAGACGACCGACAAGCTCGTCGAGTTCAAGCACCCCGACGGCATCAAGGCGAAGGGCGACGTCGGCCTGCGCCTCGTCGTCGCCAAGCGCTCCGGCCTTTCGGCTCGCCTCGGCAAGAGCGGTCTTTTGCAGACCGGCGACATCATGCTGACGTTCCGCTCGGAGTGGGGCGGCGCCGGCGCCTATCCCAACATCCAAATGGGCATTTCGCACACGGGGTTCGCCTACGTCGACAAGAGCGGCAACCTGCGCAATCTCGACAACCCGATGGACGCCGAGTACGTCGGCCCCGGCAACCTGACGAGCTCGCACTACCGAACGCTCAACTTCCTGCACATCATCCGCCCGCGCAACCTCACTGATGCGCAGAAGGCGAACCTGCTCGCCTGGGCGACGAAGCTCAACGCCAGCGCCGGCAAGGTCTACCCGAGCCAGATCAGCTTCAACCAGGACTACAACAAGCCGAAGTATCAGCCGGGGCGGCCG of the Hyphomicrobium album genome contains:
- a CDS encoding LysR family transcriptional regulator; translation: MDHFRAMKAFIAVADAGSLSAAARRMGAPLANISRLLAQLEGQLDCVLIERTTRRMALTAAGRDYLDACRHVIETLEASEGRIAGQSEELAGTIAITAPVSFGRLQIVPLVAEFLSTHPRLDARLLLSDRNIDLVEEDIDVAVRIGDLRDSGLLAQRVGSLRLVAGAAPRLLKGRAIPSSPSDLADRPCITFSGLMQGGSRWVFKSKRHGRKAVRVHPRLNVNTAEAAVDAAISGVGVVRVLSYQAEAAIRAGQLVPLLQQFEDTAIPINLVYRATRSDTPRVKRFVEFAAARLRQHHQSRAR
- a CDS encoding glutathione S-transferase family protein gives rise to the protein MAAKLYDLELSGNCYKVRLLAALLGVPLDIVPVDFLGGAHKKPPLVDLNAFGELPTFEDDGLALRDSQAILVYMARKWGGESWLPTDAAGLALVTAWLMVAENEIARGPNDARLHDKFGYKLDIQRARSNTAHVLGLMENHLARATWLALDRVTIADIACMPYVALSHEGGVSADDYPAVAAWVQRVKALPGFVGMPGI
- a CDS encoding DUF2628 domain-containing protein; its protein translation is MVTYTVYEPPHASANRLESAEQLVFVKDGYTIIGALLPPIWLLAKRMWLEFAVYIGGSGLLVWALTSAGATELANVLVLIIQIVFGFEAGALYGAALERRGWRLVGTVTGRGQEDSERRFLEVWLPTRTEIPPAPLGAATPAAPSWTATALTRAKETIVRGRRAWAGAQT
- the hisA gene encoding 1-(5-phosphoribosyl)-5-[(5-phosphoribosylamino)methylideneamino]imidazole-4-carboxamide isomerase, which gives rise to MILFPAIDLKDGKCVRLKLGDMNQATVFSDDPGAQARAFQDQGFTYLHIVDLNGAFAGEPVNQDAVDSILKAIDIPAQLGGGIRDMETIEKWIDTGIDRVILGTAAVRDPELVLRACVEYPGRIAVGIDAKGGKVAVEGWAETSELTGEELAKRFEDAGVAAIIYTDIERDGILKGLNLEATAKLARATKIPVIASGGLASIDDVKALLQPEYAMLEGAITGRALYDGRIDPKAALALLAATT
- a CDS encoding septal ring lytic transglycosylase RlpA family protein yields the protein MPALVGAATFIVSAMAVPTADAKSPGSRYCFHGYCHRVGSLAQTDTLVGWRGYVQASYYDSCHRDRLNPCGLTSSGAVFRADLPDNAASPLLPDGTVILAYNPKTGDASVLRVTNAGPYSGERKLDVSRAAADKLGFRKQGVAGLVISVLQSPTKAEASYARRRVYPLVPGYLGKFATVDAAIETAEVRFDLREGEELVDDTAGTAEVAALENELVPRPQLAVSPSLASELVILRAPPRPASPGPRLVQGPRLASREVQLVEGPRLVSRADFMAQQSPAEADAPTDFTSRLLRYLLPASAPAAGN
- the hslV gene encoding ATP-dependent protease subunit HslV gives rise to the protein MQTSGPHADEPRSWHATTILTIRKDGRVVIAGDGQVSLGATIIKANARKVRTLGKGGVIGGFAGATADAFTLFERLEAKLEQYPGQLTRACVELAKDWRTDRYLRRLEAMMLVADAETTLVLTGTGDVLEPERHVMGIGSGGNYALAAARALLDQPLDAEAIARKAMAIAAEICVYTNDNVVIESLPSSR
- a CDS encoding pyridoxamine 5'-phosphate oxidase family protein, whose translation is MAQPVSDIAFTPSVKAAQERNGSRAQYARMEQAKGWASAVTPDLAAQIGAARSFYLGTASAEGQPYIQHRGGPPGFLRVLDERTLAFADLSGNRQYITTGNLAENPRAFIFIMDYARRRRVKIWGRARVVEGDDELLARLRPSQGSGVAERVILFEIEAWDRNCPQHIPQLVAVEDVQAAVLALQERIATLEAELARARAGG
- the hisH gene encoding imidazole glycerol phosphate synthase subunit HisH yields the protein MQRVAIIDYGSGNLHSAAKAFERAARESDADALITVTADPKIVAAADRIVLPGVGAFADCKRGLEAVPGMRATLEEAVRGKGRPFLGICVGMQLMATRGLEFEVTDGLGWIAGEVRHIEPTDKTLKIPHMGWNTLKTVTPHALLDGIPTGPNGLHAYFVHSFHFVPEDAAAVVAQTDYGGPVTAMIAAGNVAGTQFHPEKSQTLGLKLIANFLNWRP
- the hslU gene encoding ATP-dependent protease ATPase subunit HslU, whose translation is MTSFSPREIVSELDRYIVGQNDAKRAVAIALRNRWRRQQLTGDLKEEVLPKNILMIGPTGVGKTEISRRLAKLAGAPFIKIEATKFTEVGYVGRDVDSIIRDLVEVALALVKDVKRKDVRTRAEKNAEERVLDALVGPGASPATRESFRKKLRTGELNDKEIEIQVSDSPGAGFPMFDIPGAPGTSIGAVNIGDMLGKAFGGRTKPRRVTVSASYDLLIGEEGDKLIDNEALTGEAIHAVENNGIVFLDEIDKICSRSDAGRIGGDVSREGVQRDLLPLIEGTTVSTKYGPVKTDHVLFIASGAFHVAKPSDLLPELQGRLPIRVELKPLTREDMRRILTEPEASLIKQYVALMATEGFAINFEPSAIDAIADAAVLVNSTVENIGARRLQTVMERVLDEISFDASDRGGQSVIIDAAYVNARIGDLAKNADLSKFIL
- the hisB gene encoding imidazoleglycerol-phosphate dehydratase HisB; the protein is MKRQATISRKTKETEITATVDLDGSGVFDVSTGIGFLDHMLEQLARHSMIDITLKAKGDLHIDFHHTAEDTGIVLGQAVAKALGDKKGITRYADVHLPMDETLTRVCIDVSGRPYLIWKVEFSKPKVGEMDTELFREWFQAFAQNAGITLHIENLYGENNHHIAETCYKGLARALRAATEPDARQAGRVPSTKGTLAS
- a CDS encoding siderophore-interacting protein — its product is MTGAAAPPPPGRLTLTLLRWFMRPARVAAVETLSPRFRLVDLEGEALRHIAWTPGQKVQISMGSGLSARTYTPMSWDADSGRMRLLTFAHGEGPGSRWASDLREGDTCQFFGPRRSLDLSGPTLASLESPVVLFGDETSFGLAAAMGADPIHVFEVSDVSESRPVLEEIGLGQATLIERSADDAHLAAAEAQVLRFAASGGVHFVLTGKASSIQRVNRALRAAGVVASRVKTKAYWAPGKVGLD